From the Alkalibacter rhizosphaerae genome, one window contains:
- the cbiD gene encoding cobalt-precorrin-5B (C(1))-methyltransferase CbiD, with protein MERFVEKGGKRLRYGFTTGSCAAGAAKAAAIMLLSDEKISTVSISTPKGWELSLSVENARVEESSVSCMIRKDAGDDPDSTHGMYIGARVKKTKEAGIRILGGEGIGVVTKKGLDQPVGSAAINSIPRQMILQETRTVIQETGYQGGLEVTIFVPDGVQRARKTYNSRIGIEGGISIIGTTGIVEPMSEKALLDSLRVELNVIRNNGSHQVIVFPGNYGRQFASDHLDVSMENSIKIGNHFGEVLEMISDLKFQEAVFVGHIGKMVKLAGGIMNTHSHHSDARMEILAAHAGACGADKELLQKILSSATCDDALDHLKKDGRMKPVMEKIMERIEYHLRYKLGQELDLKLLVFSNDHGILGWNPSAFSLIRELYPVAIVGMGPGHPDYVLPKAWEALEDAEVLIGGRRHLESLEGRLQMEGKQKMYVEDGLSGALECMKTFHKKKQVACLVSGDPGFYSLTAYLKRNAPEVTFRVVPGISSVTYLFSRLQEMWHPADIVSLHGNNEFPLDRIRSAPVCVLLTDPKNTPGQIARILLDKGVDRTMIVGEDLSYPQEKITRCSLEEAKAMGFENLNVVVLIDEKILPGYPG; from the coding sequence GTGGAGCGGTTTGTTGAAAAAGGCGGGAAACGCCTTCGATACGGATTTACTACCGGTTCCTGCGCCGCCGGGGCAGCTAAAGCTGCTGCGATCATGCTTCTATCGGATGAAAAAATATCCACCGTTTCCATTTCCACCCCGAAGGGCTGGGAGCTTTCGCTATCGGTTGAAAATGCAAGGGTGGAAGAAAGTTCGGTCTCCTGCATGATCAGAAAAGATGCCGGGGATGATCCGGACAGTACCCATGGCATGTACATTGGTGCCCGTGTAAAAAAAACGAAAGAGGCGGGCATACGAATCCTTGGAGGAGAAGGAATTGGTGTCGTGACAAAAAAGGGATTGGACCAACCGGTGGGTTCGGCTGCCATCAATTCCATACCCAGACAGATGATCCTTCAGGAAACCCGAACCGTGATCCAGGAAACGGGGTACCAAGGAGGGCTGGAAGTGACGATTTTTGTTCCCGATGGAGTGCAGCGAGCCCGAAAAACCTACAATTCCCGTATTGGAATCGAAGGGGGGATCTCCATCATCGGAACGACTGGGATCGTGGAACCCATGAGTGAAAAAGCGTTGTTGGATTCTCTTCGAGTGGAGCTGAACGTAATACGAAACAACGGTTCTCATCAAGTGATCGTTTTCCCTGGAAACTATGGAAGGCAGTTTGCGTCGGATCACTTGGATGTTTCCATGGAAAACAGCATCAAGATCGGGAACCATTTTGGCGAAGTACTGGAAATGATCTCCGATTTAAAGTTTCAAGAAGCGGTTTTTGTGGGACACATCGGTAAAATGGTGAAACTGGCAGGCGGTATCATGAATACCCATTCCCATCATTCGGATGCGCGCATGGAGATTTTGGCTGCCCATGCAGGAGCATGTGGTGCAGACAAGGAATTGCTGCAAAAGATCCTGTCCAGTGCTACATGCGACGATGCCTTGGATCACTTGAAAAAAGATGGTCGGATGAAGCCGGTGATGGAAAAAATCATGGAACGGATCGAGTACCATCTACGCTATAAGTTGGGACAGGAATTGGACTTGAAGCTGTTGGTCTTTTCCAACGACCATGGCATCCTGGGTTGGAATCCATCTGCATTTTCCCTGATCAGGGAACTCTACCCCGTAGCTATTGTGGGTATGGGACCAGGGCATCCCGATTATGTGTTGCCCAAAGCCTGGGAAGCACTGGAGGATGCAGAGGTCCTTATCGGAGGCCGACGTCATCTGGAAAGTCTGGAAGGACGACTGCAGATGGAAGGGAAACAAAAAATGTACGTGGAGGATGGTCTTTCCGGGGCATTGGAGTGTATGAAAACCTTTCATAAGAAAAAACAGGTGGCCTGTCTCGTATCCGGCGATCCGGGGTTTTACAGTCTGACCGCCTATTTGAAAAGAAATGCACCGGAAGTGACATTTCGTGTGGTTCCTGGGATATCTTCCGTTACCTATCTCTTTTCAAGGTTGCAGGAAATGTGGCATCCGGCAGATATTGTCAGTCTCCATGGCAACAATGAATTTCCGCTGGATCGAATCCGGTCTGCGCCTGTTTGTGTTTTGCTGACCGATCCTAAAAACACTCCGGGCCAAATAGCCAGGATCTTGTTGGACAAAGGAGTGGACCGCACCATGATCGTGGGGGAAGATCTTTCCTATCCCCAGGAGAAGATCACCCGGTGCAGCTTGGAGGAAGCAAAGGCAATGGGATTTGAAAATCTGAATGTGGTGGTGTTGATTGATGAAAAAATATTACCCGGGTATCCCGGATGA
- a CDS encoding cobyrinate a,c-diamide synthase, which yields MSRFMIAGTSSNVGKTTFSLGIMAALTKRGMKVGPCKTGPDYIDTGFHQIVTGRPSYNLDTYLLDEDTIKYLLDRVEQQADVAIVEGVMGMFDSLSLKDPRGSSAYTASMTKTPVVLAIDGSGISSSAAAMVLGFQQMDPHVEVRGVLVNRVSGEHHYQLIKEAIEYKTGIPCFGYLPKNKDFHLESRHLGLVPIDEVEKFHENVGKLVETVEACIDLDGLLRMAKGVETMEVDQERFMVMQQQLATHFAGRKIGIARDKAFTFYYQSNLDLLTDAGAILVEFSPMKDARLPEGIDSLYIGGGFPEVFAKELEENVSMKESILEYLENDGKCYAECGGYMYLSTTITQEEKGTHEFVGYLPFHMEMTDRLQNFGYVRLEMDFPEAPKETKGHEFHHTRIWEGREHLPGFYRLAKEKDGTIIKNWECGAHKKQTIAGYPHLMFYTAPELTEKLL from the coding sequence ATGAGTCGATTTATGATTGCAGGAACCAGCAGCAACGTGGGGAAAACTACTTTCTCCTTGGGGATCATGGCGGCGTTGACGAAACGGGGAATGAAAGTCGGTCCCTGCAAGACCGGACCGGATTATATCGATACAGGGTTTCATCAGATCGTCACAGGAAGGCCATCTTACAACCTGGACACGTATCTTCTGGACGAGGACACCATAAAATACTTGTTGGATCGGGTGGAACAGCAGGCGGATGTTGCCATCGTTGAAGGCGTCATGGGAATGTTTGATTCCTTAAGCTTGAAAGATCCAAGAGGCAGCAGTGCATATACTGCCTCCATGACCAAGACGCCGGTGGTCCTGGCCATTGATGGCAGCGGGATCTCCAGCAGTGCAGCCGCCATGGTTTTGGGATTCCAGCAGATGGACCCACATGTAGAGGTCCGCGGGGTTTTGGTGAACCGAGTTTCCGGAGAACATCACTATCAATTGATCAAAGAAGCCATCGAGTACAAGACAGGGATCCCCTGTTTTGGTTATCTTCCGAAGAACAAGGATTTTCATTTGGAAAGTCGACATTTGGGTTTGGTGCCCATCGATGAAGTGGAGAAGTTTCATGAAAATGTGGGAAAACTGGTAGAGACGGTGGAAGCCTGCATCGATCTGGATGGATTACTGAGGATGGCCAAGGGTGTGGAGACCATGGAAGTGGACCAGGAGCGGTTTATGGTCATGCAACAACAACTGGCGACTCATTTTGCCGGCAGGAAAATAGGGATCGCCAGAGACAAGGCTTTCACCTTCTATTACCAAAGCAATTTGGATCTATTGACCGACGCAGGAGCGATCCTGGTGGAGTTCTCTCCCATGAAGGATGCTCGTCTGCCGGAAGGGATCGATTCCCTTTATATCGGAGGCGGATTTCCGGAAGTGTTCGCGAAAGAGTTGGAAGAAAATGTGTCCATGAAAGAAAGTATTCTTGAATACCTGGAAAATGACGGAAAATGCTACGCCGAGTGCGGAGGTTACATGTATCTTTCCACTACCATCACCCAAGAAGAAAAAGGGACCCATGAGTTTGTGGGGTATCTGCCCTTTCACATGGAAATGACGGATCGGTTGCAGAATTTCGGATATGTACGGCTGGAAATGGATTTTCCGGAAGCTCCAAAAGAAACCAAAGGTCATGAATTTCACCACACAAGGATATGGGAGGGTAGAGAACACCTTCCCGGCTTTTATCGACTGGCCAAAGAAAAAGACGGAACCATCATCAAAAACTGGGAATGTGGAGCACATAAGAAACAGACGATTGCCGGGTACCCTCATTTGATGTTTTACACTGCACCGGAATTGACGGAAAAACTCCTGTAA
- the cobJ gene encoding precorrin-3B C(17)-methyltransferase encodes MYKINVIGIGPGFEENMTGQAIQAIKDSQVVVGYKTYMELIRPLTVGKEIVENGMTREVERCKKAIELAMKNKVVSVVSSGDPGVYGMAGLILEILAKEHDLSKFDVAIIPGVTSANAGAAILGSPLMHDYVTISLSDLMTDWSLIEKRIHCAGQGDFGVVFYNPKSKSRPDYLNKAQEILLQYKSADTIVGIVKNAFRDGQIHQISTLGVLDQLDVDMFTTVFIGNSATYVENGHMITPRGYQI; translated from the coding sequence ATGTATAAAATAAATGTGATCGGGATCGGTCCCGGATTTGAAGAAAACATGACTGGTCAGGCCATACAAGCGATCAAGGATTCTCAAGTAGTGGTTGGATATAAAACCTATATGGAATTGATCCGTCCACTGACGGTTGGAAAAGAGATCGTGGAAAATGGAATGACCCGAGAAGTGGAACGATGCAAAAAGGCCATCGAACTGGCTATGAAAAATAAAGTGGTTTCCGTTGTCAGCAGTGGAGATCCGGGAGTGTACGGAATGGCCGGTCTCATTTTGGAGATCCTCGCCAAGGAACATGACTTGTCGAAATTCGATGTGGCCATCATTCCGGGTGTTACTTCCGCCAATGCAGGAGCGGCCATATTGGGATCTCCCCTGATGCACGATTACGTGACCATATCCCTGTCGGATCTGATGACGGATTGGTCACTGATCGAAAAGCGGATACATTGTGCAGGACAAGGGGATTTTGGTGTGGTATTCTATAATCCAAAGAGCAAATCGAGACCGGATTATTTGAACAAGGCCCAAGAGATCCTGCTGCAGTATAAATCTGCAGATACGATAGTAGGCATCGTGAAAAATGCATTTAGAGATGGTCAGATCCATCAAATCTCCACATTGGGAGTCTTGGACCAATTGGATGTGGATATGTTCACTACCGTTTTCATTGGAAACAGTGCCACTTACGTAGAAAATGGACATATGATCACGCCAAGGGGTTATCAGATATGA
- the hemL gene encoding glutamate-1-semialdehyde 2,1-aminomutase has protein sequence MNRNRSAALYEASREVLPGGVNSPVRAFGSVGMPPIFAARAKGSRIVDADGNEYLDYISSWGPMILGHASSIVHQGVEEVFDAGISYGLPTGKELDLARLIRELYPAAEMIRMVNSGTEATMSAIRLARGFTGRDKILKFEGCYHGHYDGLLVKSGSGTLTFNTPTSKGLPKAMIQDTLVAQYNGVHELKDVFANMGDQIAAVILEPVAGNMGVVAPTKEFLQELERLTKENGALLIFDEVITGFRLGLEGAAGLFGMKPDLVCFGKIIGGGLPVGAYGGRREIMEHVSPLGGVYQAGTLSGNPLAMHLGWNLLNHLKADPGIYDRMEDMAKLLEAGLIDAATKAGVEITVNRIGGMLSPFMTVGPVTTFSQVMTSDTQQYEVFFKAMLEEGILLPPSQYEGWFLSASHSREDVQRTIQAAQIAFQQVKEMAK, from the coding sequence ATGAATCGAAATAGATCCGCAGCTCTATACGAAGCATCAAGGGAAGTGCTGCCTGGAGGCGTAAACTCTCCAGTGAGAGCTTTTGGCAGTGTGGGAATGCCGCCCATCTTTGCAGCACGAGCGAAGGGCAGTCGCATCGTAGACGCAGACGGCAACGAATATCTTGACTACATTTCCAGCTGGGGTCCCATGATCTTGGGTCATGCCAGCTCCATCGTCCATCAAGGAGTGGAAGAAGTCTTTGACGCCGGGATCAGCTACGGTTTGCCAACGGGAAAAGAACTGGATCTGGCTCGACTGATCCGGGAACTTTATCCGGCAGCGGAGATGATCCGTATGGTCAACTCTGGAACAGAAGCAACCATGAGCGCCATTCGCCTTGCCAGAGGATTTACCGGACGAGACAAGATCTTGAAATTTGAAGGCTGCTATCATGGGCATTACGACGGCTTGCTGGTAAAAAGCGGCTCGGGTACGTTGACATTCAATACGCCGACCAGCAAAGGCCTTCCAAAGGCCATGATTCAGGATACCTTGGTAGCACAATACAATGGAGTCCATGAACTGAAAGATGTATTTGCCAACATGGGAGATCAGATCGCAGCGGTGATTTTGGAACCGGTGGCAGGCAATATGGGAGTGGTAGCTCCAACCAAAGAATTTTTGCAAGAACTGGAACGATTGACGAAAGAAAATGGTGCCCTACTTATTTTTGATGAAGTCATCACCGGATTCCGATTGGGGTTGGAAGGTGCTGCAGGCCTTTTCGGCATGAAACCGGATCTGGTTTGTTTCGGGAAAATCATCGGCGGCGGATTGCCGGTGGGTGCTTATGGAGGAAGACGGGAAATCATGGAACACGTTTCTCCTTTGGGTGGTGTCTATCAGGCAGGTACCTTGTCGGGAAATCCTTTGGCCATGCACTTGGGGTGGAACCTGTTGAACCACTTGAAAGCGGATCCGGGCATCTACGATCGGATGGAGGACATGGCAAAGTTGCTGGAGGCAGGATTGATCGATGCAGCAACCAAGGCAGGAGTTGAGATCACCGTCAATCGAATAGGGGGGATGCTTTCTCCCTTTATGACAGTCGGACCTGTAACAACTTTTTCCCAAGTCATGACTTCCGATACACAGCAATACGAAGTGTTTTTCAAGGCTATGCTGGAAGAGGGCATCTTGCTTCCACCTTCCCAGTATGAAGGATGGTTTCTATCTGCCTCCCATAGTAGAGAAGACGTGCAGCGCACAATACAAGCTGCACAGATCGCATTTCAACAGGTAAAGGAGATGGCAAAATGA
- a CDS encoding precorrin-8X methylmutase produces MEFIKKPMDIEEESFRIIESEVDPGVYASFSDEERMVVKRVIHTTADFEYASLLRFRHGPIASAKKALGKGVKIYADTNMIKSGVNPRTLKRLGCEIVNFVADEDVIREAKARGITRSMVSMEKAFDDPEVKGYLIGNAPTALFTLTKAIEEGRVRPDFVVAVPVGFVGAAESKEDFSRMDVPSIIVQGRKGGSTVAVACLNAIFYLMDDER; encoded by the coding sequence ATGGAGTTTATTAAAAAGCCAATGGATATTGAAGAAGAAAGTTTTCGAATCATCGAATCGGAGGTGGATCCTGGTGTGTATGCATCTTTTAGCGACGAAGAAAGGATGGTGGTCAAACGAGTGATCCACACCACCGCCGATTTTGAATATGCATCCCTGCTCCGATTTCGACATGGACCCATTGCTTCTGCGAAAAAAGCGTTGGGCAAGGGGGTCAAGATCTATGCAGATACCAATATGATCAAATCCGGTGTAAACCCAAGAACACTGAAACGTCTGGGCTGTGAGATCGTCAATTTTGTAGCCGACGAAGACGTGATCCGAGAAGCGAAAGCAAGAGGGATCACCAGGAGCATGGTGTCCATGGAAAAAGCGTTCGATGACCCGGAAGTGAAGGGATATTTGATCGGCAACGCTCCCACGGCCTTGTTTACCTTGACAAAAGCCATAGAAGAAGGTCGAGTCCGACCGGATTTTGTCGTTGCAGTGCCTGTTGGCTTTGTTGGCGCAGCGGAATCCAAGGAAGATTTTTCCCGCATGGATGTGCCATCCATCATCGTCCAGGGAAGAAAAGGCGGTTCTACGGTTGCAGTCGCCTGTTTGAACGCCATCTTCTATCTGATGGATGATGAGAGGTAG
- the cobI gene encoding precorrin-2 C(20)-methyltransferase — MTTGTLYGIGVGPGDPELLTAKAIRILQRIDVIVSPITKMGKKSKANQIAGEYINPAVETMLLEFPMVDLRKNEEMLHGVWESNAKAIVSVLKEGKDVAFITLGDPMIYSTYAYMLPFFNKLGVHPVTVPGIPSFCASAAHLNIPIARGNETFGVLTDIREDRDLEEALQIYDNLIIMKASASVDVINRVVQRQGLEGRMFSVTDCGGENEQVTYGSLEEKIGYFTLILLKKNEEWERQEEA, encoded by the coding sequence ATGACAACTGGCACTTTGTACGGCATCGGCGTTGGACCGGGAGATCCGGAGCTACTTACAGCAAAAGCCATACGCATTTTACAGAGGATCGATGTCATCGTTTCTCCCATTACAAAAATGGGGAAAAAAAGCAAAGCCAATCAAATCGCCGGGGAATACATCAATCCTGCCGTAGAAACCATGCTGTTGGAGTTTCCCATGGTGGATCTTCGAAAAAACGAAGAGATGCTGCATGGGGTGTGGGAATCCAATGCAAAAGCCATCGTTTCCGTGTTGAAGGAAGGAAAAGACGTGGCATTCATTACCCTGGGGGATCCCATGATCTACAGCACATATGCATACATGTTGCCTTTTTTCAACAAATTGGGCGTTCATCCGGTAACCGTGCCGGGGATCCCCTCCTTTTGTGCCAGTGCAGCTCACCTCAACATTCCCATCGCCAGAGGAAATGAGACCTTCGGAGTACTGACAGACATTCGAGAGGACCGGGATCTGGAAGAGGCGCTTCAAATCTACGACAATTTGATCATCATGAAGGCCAGTGCTTCTGTCGATGTGATCAATCGGGTGGTCCAACGTCAGGGGTTGGAAGGACGAATGTTCTCCGTAACAGATTGCGGTGGAGAAAACGAACAGGTGACTTATGGATCGTTGGAAGAAAAAATCGGGTATTTTACCCTGATCTTGTTGAAAAAAAATGAAGAATGGGAAAGGCAGGAGGAGGCGTGA
- a CDS encoding cobalt-precorrin 5A hydrolase → MIKDHSLGVMALTKKGCALARRVENLVPDRPVTLYLPEKWTLGTEVGYSFFRETVEKALSSHAGVLFIMATGIVVRSIAPMLDSKDKDPAVLVMDEGGVHVISLLSGHLGGANDLARKLGRWLGAQPVITTASDVSDKHAVDVLALKYDLILKDLEGAKVITSLFVNDEPVKVVDPFGYMNKETFPSCQEPKGILVVSSQRNITMDLPFVQLIPKDLVVGLGCRKDIPFETIKRALLETFEENNLDLDGLALMATVDIKAEEAGILETVQWLDITLVVLSRDQLARTEEKFVQSSFVKKTIGTGAVAEPCGYIASKNGTLLVPKTIKDGVTLSIWRRKTNV, encoded by the coding sequence ATGATAAAAGACCATTCCCTTGGCGTCATGGCTTTGACGAAAAAGGGATGCGCATTGGCCAGAAGGGTGGAGAATTTAGTACCGGACCGACCTGTGACCCTGTACTTGCCGGAGAAATGGACCTTGGGGACAGAAGTCGGCTATTCATTCTTCCGGGAAACGGTGGAGAAGGCGCTTTCGTCCCATGCTGGCGTTCTTTTCATAATGGCCACGGGTATTGTCGTTCGAAGCATTGCTCCCATGTTGGATTCAAAAGACAAGGATCCGGCAGTTCTGGTAATGGACGAAGGGGGAGTTCATGTCATTAGCCTGCTCTCCGGTCATTTGGGTGGCGCCAATGATCTGGCAAGGAAATTGGGTCGATGGTTGGGAGCACAGCCGGTGATCACTACAGCTTCCGATGTTTCCGATAAACATGCGGTGGATGTTTTAGCCTTGAAATATGATCTGATCTTAAAAGATCTGGAGGGGGCAAAAGTCATCACCTCCCTATTCGTCAACGATGAACCGGTAAAAGTGGTGGATCCTTTTGGTTACATGAACAAGGAGACCTTTCCTTCGTGTCAAGAACCGAAGGGAATTTTAGTCGTAAGTTCTCAACGGAACATTACCATGGATCTTCCTTTTGTCCAGTTGATCCCGAAAGATCTGGTGGTAGGGTTGGGTTGTCGTAAAGATATTCCTTTTGAAACGATCAAAAGAGCGTTGCTTGAAACTTTTGAAGAAAATAATTTGGATTTGGACGGATTGGCTTTGATGGCGACGGTGGACATCAAGGCGGAAGAAGCGGGTATCCTGGAAACGGTACAATGGCTGGATATCACACTGGTGGTTCTTTCCAGGGATCAGCTTGCAAGGACGGAAGAGAAGTTCGTTCAGTCCAGTTTTGTGAAAAAGACCATCGGTACTGGTGCAGTGGCCGAGCCTTGCGGTTACATCGCATCCAAAAACGGGACACTTTTGGTTCCCAAGACAATCAAGGATGGCGTGACGCTGTCCATATGGAGGAGAAAAACGAATGTATAA
- a CDS encoding sirohydrochlorin cobaltochelatase, whose protein sequence is MTKKAMLVVSFGTSYHETRKKNIDAIESEMKNRFPDYRHHRAFTSGMIMKKLKNRDELHIHNVREALEFLKEEGVEEVVVVPTHIINGYEFEKVIWACQENSRSFHKLTISRPLLSTTDDFREVVEILDEVYDFHDGKAVIFMGHGSEHHANTAYPAMNFMLQDTGRGNAYIATVEGYPSFDMAVNFLEKKALEEVKLVPLMLVAGDHIEEDMLGDDEKSWKSILLNKGYHVEGILAGLGELPKIRQIYCRHVEEAIAGKGLTMKGGKTHGVY, encoded by the coding sequence GTGACAAAAAAAGCAATGCTGGTCGTCAGTTTTGGGACCAGCTATCATGAAACGAGAAAGAAGAACATTGATGCCATCGAATCGGAAATGAAAAATCGATTTCCGGACTACCGGCACCATCGTGCCTTTACTTCCGGCATGATCATGAAAAAACTGAAAAACAGGGATGAACTCCACATCCACAATGTGCGAGAGGCACTGGAATTCCTGAAAGAAGAGGGAGTGGAAGAAGTTGTGGTGGTGCCCACACACATCATCAACGGTTATGAATTTGAAAAAGTGATCTGGGCTTGCCAGGAGAACAGCCGATCTTTCCATAAATTGACCATCAGCCGCCCCCTTTTGAGCACCACCGATGACTTTCGTGAAGTGGTGGAGATTTTGGATGAAGTCTATGACTTTCACGACGGGAAAGCAGTGATATTTATGGGACATGGTTCGGAACATCATGCAAATACTGCCTATCCCGCCATGAACTTCATGCTGCAAGATACTGGCAGAGGTAATGCCTATATAGCCACTGTGGAAGGATACCCTTCTTTCGACATGGCAGTGAACTTTTTGGAGAAAAAGGCATTAGAAGAGGTGAAGTTGGTGCCCCTCATGCTGGTGGCTGGAGATCATATTGAAGAAGACATGTTGGGGGATGACGAAAAATCCTGGAAGAGCATCCTTTTAAACAAAGGATACCACGTAGAAGGAATTTTGGCGGGTCTTGGGGAATTGCCTAAAATAAGGCAGATCTATTGCAGACATGTAGAAGAGGCCATCGCCGGCAAGGGATTGACCATGAAGGGAGGAAAAACCCATGGAGTTTATTAA
- the cobM gene encoding precorrin-4 C(11)-methyltransferase — protein sequence MEKQVYFIGAGPGDPDLITVKGKKIVESSDVIIYAGSLVNPDIIACAKKEAAIYNSASMTLEEVLEVMEKATASNLLVARVHTGDPSIYGAIREQMDALEKKGITYAVIPGVSSFTAAAAALKKEFTLPGVSQTVICTRLEGRTPVPEGEALEKLASHQASMAIFLSVQDMDNVVARLMTHYPGTTPVAIVEKASWPEERILLGTLEDIAEKVKTAGITKTAQILVGDFLGDEYELSLLYDKHFTHMFRDGIPK from the coding sequence ATGGAAAAACAAGTATATTTTATCGGTGCAGGACCGGGAGATCCGGACCTGATCACAGTGAAGGGGAAAAAAATCGTAGAGAGCAGCGATGTGATCATTTATGCCGGTTCGCTGGTCAATCCGGACATCATCGCGTGTGCAAAGAAAGAAGCAGCCATTTACAACAGTGCATCCATGACTCTGGAGGAAGTTCTGGAAGTCATGGAAAAAGCAACGGCAAGCAACTTGTTGGTTGCCCGAGTCCACACTGGAGATCCTTCGATCTACGGAGCAATAAGGGAACAGATGGATGCACTAGAAAAAAAAGGAATCACATACGCAGTGATCCCGGGAGTCAGCTCTTTTACTGCGGCAGCTGCTGCACTAAAAAAGGAATTTACTCTTCCCGGCGTATCCCAAACCGTCATATGCACCCGACTGGAAGGACGCACGCCTGTACCGGAAGGAGAAGCGCTTGAAAAACTGGCGTCCCATCAAGCATCCATGGCCATTTTTCTCTCCGTTCAGGACATGGATAACGTGGTTGCCCGTCTGATGACTCATTATCCCGGAACGACTCCTGTGGCCATCGTGGAAAAAGCAAGCTGGCCGGAAGAAAGGATCCTGTTGGGAACACTGGAAGACATCGCTGAAAAGGTGAAAACGGCGGGAATCACCAAAACGGCACAGATCCTTGTGGGAGATTTCCTTGGAGACGAGTATGAATTAAGTCTGCTCTACGACAAACACTTCACCCACATGTTCCGGGACGGGATCCCCAAATGA
- the cobK gene encoding precorrin-6A reductase yields the protein MIVVFAGTKDGRDWVLDRLDQGEEIVVSVATAYGASLYPEQEKLQVVSGRKNLEEMKKFLLAHDPKRVVDWTHPYAVEVSRNIKKACEELVIPYGRIHRETSLVGLEHPKMYTFHRYEPLTEYLKKTKGNILWTIGSNGLDQVMIKDLIHRSYVRVLPTSQVLMKCEGLGLDPSRILGLQGPFSKELNLAIYRDYDIEYMVTKDSGKPGGTLEKVLPALEMGIQVLVYGRPVE from the coding sequence ATGATCGTGGTCTTTGCCGGAACAAAGGACGGCAGAGACTGGGTATTGGATAGATTGGATCAAGGGGAGGAGATCGTGGTCAGTGTGGCTACGGCCTACGGTGCCAGTCTCTATCCGGAACAGGAGAAGCTGCAGGTGGTATCCGGAAGAAAAAACCTGGAGGAAATGAAGAAATTTCTCCTTGCTCACGATCCGAAGCGGGTAGTGGATTGGACCCACCCTTATGCGGTAGAAGTCTCCAGAAATATAAAGAAAGCCTGTGAAGAGCTGGTCATTCCCTATGGAAGGATCCATCGGGAAACTTCCTTGGTTGGTTTGGAACATCCCAAGATGTACACCTTCCATCGATATGAGCCATTGACAGAATACCTGAAAAAAACGAAAGGAAACATACTGTGGACCATTGGCAGCAATGGGTTGGATCAGGTGATGATAAAGGATCTGATCCACCGTTCCTATGTGAGAGTATTGCCCACATCCCAGGTGTTGATGAAATGCGAAGGGTTGGGGTTGGATCCGAGCAGGATCCTTGGTCTGCAGGGTCCGTTCAGCAAAGAGCTCAATCTAGCGATCTATCGAGATTACGATATCGAATATATGGTGACAAAGGACAGTGGAAAACCTGGAGGTACTTTGGAAAAAGTATTGCCGGCTTTGGAAATGGGAATACAAGTGCTTGTCTATGGACGACCGGTAGAATAG
- the cbiT gene encoding precorrin-6Y C5,15-methyltransferase (decarboxylating) subunit CbiT, with protein MKKYYPGIPDEHFERGAVPMTKEEIRAITMSKLRMEDGLVGVDIGAGTGSITVEMALQTPNGKVIAIETNEAAMDLIRKNLSLFRLHNVIPVLGKAPEDLDIVEPVDRIVVGGSKGNLPQIVEWIAGHLKADGIVVGNFIVLENAVMFIQGLKAAGFDCETIQVSVARGRSVGGVTMMEGNNPIYIVTGKLNKEEEIQ; from the coding sequence ATGAAAAAATATTACCCGGGTATCCCGGATGAACATTTTGAACGAGGGGCCGTTCCAATGACCAAGGAAGAGATCCGAGCCATCACTATGTCCAAATTGCGGATGGAAGATGGTTTGGTCGGTGTGGACATTGGTGCCGGGACAGGATCCATCACGGTGGAAATGGCCTTGCAGACCCCTAATGGCAAAGTTATTGCCATCGAGACCAATGAAGCGGCCATGGATCTGATCCGGAAAAATCTGTCCTTGTTCCGCCTTCATAATGTAATCCCGGTGTTGGGAAAGGCCCCCGAAGATCTGGACATTGTAGAACCGGTAGATCGGATCGTGGTTGGAGGCAGCAAGGGGAATTTGCCCCAAATCGTGGAATGGATCGCAGGTCATTTGAAAGCGGATGGTATTGTGGTCGGCAATTTTATCGTTTTGGAAAACGCCGTGATGTTTATCCAAGGATTGAAAGCAGCCGGGTTTGACTGCGAGACCATACAGGTGAGCGTTGCCAGGGGACGGTCGGTAGGAGGAGTTACCATGATGGAGGGAAACAATCCCATTTATATCGTCACTGGAAAACTAAACAAAGAAGAGGAGATCCAATGA